The following proteins are encoded in a genomic region of Montipora foliosa isolate CH-2021 chromosome 8, ASM3666993v2, whole genome shotgun sequence:
- the LOC138013231 gene encoding universal stress protein Slr1101-like: MSQTYLVLLPVDGSKHSDRAFDFYLQFIHRPEYTVGILHVNEASSSTIIRIPLGSDITEEAIENIVRAQWKKVDDLIDKYKKKCEQAQCSVFIETKGKPGEVICRVAKEKNASLVVMGSRGLGTIRRTILGSVSQYVIDHAHIPVTVVPP; the protein is encoded by the exons ATGTCTCAAACATACTTGGTCTTACTTCCTGTTGATGGCAGTAAACACAGCGACAGAGCCTTCGACT TTTATCTCCAGTTTATACACCGACCGGAGTATACCGTCGGGATATTACACGTGAACGAAGCATCTTCCAGTACCATCATAAGGATTCCGC TTGGTAGTGACATCACAGAAGAAGCTATAGAGAACATTGTCAGAGCCCAatggaaaaaagttgatgaTTTGATTGACAAATATAAGAAAAAGTGCGAACAAGCCCAG TGTTCCGTTTTCatcgaaacaaaaggaaaaccaGGAGAGGTGATCTGCAGAGTTGCAAAGGAAAAGAATGCTTCTCTGGTTGTCATGGGGTCAAGAGGACTGGGAACGATACGCCGTACCATATTAGGAAGTGTGAGCCAGTACGTCATCGATCATGCGCACATACCAGTTACTGTGGTACCACCGTAA